Proteins encoded by one window of Lacipirellulaceae bacterium:
- a CDS encoding NAD(P)-binding domain-containing protein: MASETDRATEEKYCILGAGSSGLAAAKNFLQAGIPFDCLEREDDLGGNWYYGRPASSIYASTHLISSKRLTEFTDFPMPEEYPQYPGHELVWKYFQDYAAHFGLREHIQFNTTVKRIAPSSESDWQVELENGETRRYRGVVIANGHNWDPRWPDEREQYGSEFTGEHLHSSEYKTPDVIRGKRVLVVGGGNSGCELAVEAAIHADRALLSTRRRYPVLPKFFRGKPIDQCHELLHWLRFPLWARRLAARGVMHLTLGPSTRTGVPTPDHRLFETHPVINSQIHHHVGHGDLQLKPDIRGFEGQQVEFADGTIEEIDLIIYATGFRVSFPFVDEQHLNWSNGAPELFLNIFHPQRDDLFCIGLIQPDSGQWGLVDYQSQLVAKYIQARQQESTRYARFQELKKVSQPQDYGVKFKNSPRHRLEVEHYGYRKRLKKLIKSL; this comes from the coding sequence ATGGCCTCAGAGACCGACAGAGCAACTGAAGAAAAGTATTGCATCCTCGGCGCCGGCTCCTCGGGCTTGGCGGCAGCGAAGAATTTCCTGCAAGCGGGTATTCCGTTTGATTGCCTGGAACGCGAGGACGACCTCGGGGGGAATTGGTATTACGGTCGCCCGGCGAGCAGCATCTACGCTTCGACGCATCTCATCTCCTCGAAGCGGCTCACCGAGTTCACCGACTTCCCCATGCCTGAGGAGTATCCGCAGTACCCGGGGCACGAGCTGGTTTGGAAGTATTTTCAAGACTATGCGGCACACTTTGGATTGCGGGAACACATTCAGTTCAACACGACGGTCAAACGAATCGCTCCCTCTAGCGAAAGTGACTGGCAGGTTGAGTTGGAGAATGGTGAAACGCGACGATACCGTGGCGTTGTGATCGCTAACGGCCACAATTGGGACCCGCGTTGGCCCGATGAACGCGAACAGTACGGCAGTGAGTTTACCGGCGAGCACTTGCACTCAAGCGAGTACAAGACGCCCGACGTCATACGGGGTAAACGGGTGCTCGTAGTTGGGGGTGGGAATTCGGGATGCGAGTTAGCGGTCGAAGCGGCCATCCATGCTGATCGAGCGTTGTTAAGCACGAGACGACGATATCCGGTGTTACCGAAATTTTTCCGAGGCAAGCCGATTGACCAGTGTCATGAACTGTTGCATTGGTTGCGGTTTCCGTTGTGGGCACGTCGCCTAGCCGCCCGCGGCGTGATGCACCTGACGCTGGGACCCTCGACAAGAACAGGTGTTCCTACGCCCGATCACCGGCTCTTCGAAACGCACCCTGTGATCAATTCACAAATCCATCACCATGTGGGCCACGGCGACTTGCAGTTGAAGCCCGACATTCGCGGCTTCGAGGGGCAGCAGGTGGAATTCGCCGACGGCACCATCGAAGAGATCGACCTCATCATCTACGCGACCGGTTTTCGCGTGAGTTTTCCCTTTGTTGATGAGCAGCATTTGAATTGGAGCAACGGCGCCCCCGAACTGTTTCTAAACATCTTTCACCCCCAGCGCGACGATCTGTTTTGTATCGGACTCATCCAACCCGATAGCGGACAGTGGGGGCTTGTCGACTATCAGTCGCAGTTAGTGGCAAAGTACATACAGGCGAGGCAGCAAGAATCAACGCGATACGCACGTTTTCAGGAGTTGAAGAAAGTGTCGCAGCCGCAGGACTACGGAGTGAAGTTCAAGAATTCACCCCGTCACCGGCTTGAGGTCGAGCATTATGGCTATCGGAAGCGGCTCAAAAAGTTGATTAAGTCACTGTAG
- a CDS encoding helix-turn-helix transcriptional regulator, with translation MPISAPPSPAEMLFGANIRRLMARFDMTFADVVEATGLDERTLRSLLRDQTRPHARTIHKLATGLGISTDELFREPSRAAEQAAFDRATNPTAAATIEKHPEMFAGWTAEQFDELYSHRGVGGELTEEGTLALAESMNQRRELLNQAALLLETDQADLLRDFIGMLYERASAVDGTTPQVRKTG, from the coding sequence ATGCCGATTTCCGCACCGCCCTCGCCTGCCGAAATGCTTTTCGGGGCAAATATCCGCCGACTAATGGCTCGTTTTGACATGACGTTCGCCGACGTGGTTGAGGCCACTGGTCTGGATGAACGCACGCTACGGAGCCTGCTGCGCGACCAAACCCGCCCCCACGCGCGTACGATCCATAAACTGGCGACCGGGCTGGGAATAAGCACCGATGAGCTCTTCCGCGAGCCCTCCCGTGCCGCGGAGCAAGCCGCCTTCGACCGGGCGACCAACCCCACCGCGGCAGCCACGATCGAGAAACATCCCGAGATGTTCGCTGGCTGGACTGCTGAGCAGTTCGACGAACTTTACAGCCATCGGGGTGTCGGCGGGGAATTGACCGAAGAGGGGACCCTCGCCCTGGCCGAATCGATGAACCAGCGCCGCGAGCTACTCAACCAAGCTGCCTTGCTTTTGGAAACCGACCAGGCCGACTTGCTGCGAGATTTTATTGGGATGTTGTATGAACGAGCGAGTGCGGTGGACGGCACGACGCCTCAAGTAAGAAAGACCGGATAA
- a CDS encoding LamG domain-containing protein has product MGIETKSGQGASASFTALVDYPFTIAGWFRVSGDNVITPLVSLENTTAGVYYDIFYAGQSSDRPIARTRSGGSSLAIAGAAMNPDQWHHVVGVFASANSRAVYLDGGNKGTNSSSHSFTAPTELVIGNYFHAGATDVAEAMIFDAALSDEEVAALASGLPVWSLPVARNLTAYYEFLSETRRPGLGPELSTSGTPTFVDHPKLLRAGSSGVALAPARQRGPFFKPAGEFHTLSSEVGSVAHAGVASISQTQLAAEVIS; this is encoded by the coding sequence GTGGGGATCGAAACGAAATCAGGGCAGGGGGCTTCGGCCAGTTTCACGGCGCTTGTCGACTATCCGTTCACGATTGCTGGTTGGTTCCGAGTCTCTGGGGACAATGTGATCACGCCGCTGGTGAGCTTGGAGAACACCACGGCGGGCGTGTATTACGACATTTTTTATGCGGGACAAAGTTCGGATCGACCCATAGCCCGTACGCGTAGCGGCGGGAGCAGCCTAGCAATCGCTGGTGCGGCGATGAACCCGGACCAATGGCATCATGTCGTTGGAGTGTTTGCGTCGGCAAATTCGCGAGCAGTCTACCTTGACGGTGGAAACAAAGGGACGAACTCTTCCTCGCATTCTTTCACAGCCCCCACGGAACTGGTGATCGGCAACTACTTTCACGCCGGAGCGACCGACGTGGCGGAGGCGATGATCTTCGATGCGGCCCTCTCCGACGAAGAAGTTGCTGCCCTGGCATCCGGACTGCCGGTTTGGTCGCTACCTGTGGCACGAAATCTGACGGCCTATTACGAGTTTCTCAGCGAAACACGTCGTCCAGGCCTGGGGCCCGAACTCTCAACCAGTGGAACGCCGACGTTTGTCGACCATCCGAAACTTTTGCGGGCCGGATCTAGCGGCGTCGCACTCGCTCCTGCACGCCAGCGAGGTCCCTTCTTCAAACCTGCTGGCGAGTTTCACACGCTTTCTTCAGAGGTCGGCTCAGTCGCTCACGCAGGCGTGGCAAGCATTTCTCAAACTCAACTTGCAGCGGAGGTGATTTCCTGA
- a CDS encoding phage portal protein codes for MSKSPIQQLEQRVVEACDSLWDSLVDPREAFLDADGQWWSEVSVDGQSPTHVASLVRDETQLAEVRRQCRLLAASNEFAINGIENRISYLVGPGHHYLATVRKGREAPDDLVMRVQEVLDEFTHENRWQSRQQEIVRRMDRDGEAFLRYFPAVDGITRVRFIEPEQITTPPELKRTPGVSFGIQTELADVESVLGYYVDGQPVPAGEIQHRKANVDGNVKRGLPLYFAVRSNLRRVEKLLRNMSVVAEIQSAIALIRKHRSATRSGVEQFIADQTTATPTSSGRGVTQYAPGTILDAPAGLEYDFPAQGIDAASFVTVLQAELRAIAARLVMPEFMFTSDASNANYASTLVAEGPAVKMFERLQATQMQDDCDVMWRVIEDAVAAGRLPGGIRELVEIQITPPTLRVRDQLRECQVEKIAFEKGILSAQTWSQRLGLDYEQEQKNIAVAG; via the coding sequence ATGTCTAAATCACCGATCCAACAACTTGAACAACGCGTGGTCGAAGCGTGCGACTCGCTGTGGGATTCGCTAGTCGATCCTCGCGAAGCGTTTCTTGACGCCGATGGCCAGTGGTGGTCGGAAGTGAGCGTTGACGGCCAGTCGCCAACCCACGTGGCCAGCCTCGTCAGAGATGAAACCCAGCTTGCCGAAGTGCGACGGCAATGCCGTCTGCTGGCGGCTAGCAACGAGTTCGCGATCAACGGCATTGAAAATCGCATCAGTTATCTCGTTGGGCCAGGGCATCACTACTTGGCAACGGTTCGCAAAGGTCGCGAAGCACCGGATGATTTGGTGATGCGAGTGCAAGAAGTGCTCGACGAGTTCACGCACGAGAACCGTTGGCAAAGCCGCCAGCAAGAGATCGTCCGCCGGATGGATCGCGATGGCGAGGCGTTCCTACGGTACTTTCCTGCCGTAGACGGCATCACGCGGGTTCGCTTCATCGAGCCGGAACAGATCACGACGCCCCCCGAACTTAAACGTACGCCGGGCGTCAGTTTTGGTATCCAGACCGAACTTGCTGATGTCGAGTCAGTCCTCGGCTACTACGTCGATGGTCAGCCGGTTCCTGCGGGTGAAATTCAGCACCGCAAGGCGAATGTCGATGGGAACGTGAAGCGGGGACTGCCGTTGTATTTCGCGGTTCGCAGTAATTTGAGGCGGGTTGAGAAACTACTGCGCAACATGAGCGTCGTGGCGGAAATCCAATCGGCGATCGCACTGATTCGCAAGCACCGCAGCGCCACTCGCAGTGGGGTTGAGCAGTTTATCGCGGACCAAACCACTGCGACGCCGACCTCCTCAGGCCGGGGCGTGACGCAGTACGCCCCGGGAACGATTCTCGACGCTCCAGCCGGCTTGGAATACGACTTCCCCGCTCAAGGAATCGACGCGGCAAGCTTTGTAACGGTGTTGCAAGCCGAGTTGCGTGCCATCGCTGCCCGCCTGGTGATGCCGGAGTTCATGTTCACTTCCGACGCCTCGAATGCGAATTATGCGTCAACGCTGGTCGCGGAAGGACCGGCGGTGAAGATGTTCGAGCGGTTACAGGCAACGCAGATGCAAGACGATTGCGACGTGATGTGGCGGGTGATTGAAGATGCCGTTGCGGCCGGCCGTTTACCAGGGGGGATCCGCGAGCTTGTTGAAATCCAAATCACTCCGCCAACCTTACGCGTGCGCGACCAACTACGCGAGTGCCAGGTTGAGAAGATCGCTTTCGAGAAAGGAATCCTCTCCGCACAAACCTGGAGCCAGCGCCTCGGCCTCGATTATGAGCAAGAGCAAAAAAATATTGCCGTAGCGGGCTAA
- a CDS encoding GNAT family N-acetyltransferase, with the protein MPCVDVSVSCPVYDSFRVQQVAGMFDVPLKEKVEESFSVEVPDLSEDWEVSLIVGPSGSGKSTIARQAFGEQLYTKAEWPADRAVVDCFGELPTERVIELFTAVGFSSPPSWVKPYAVLSNGEQFRCDLARALGSGESGRGRGRPGSLVVFDEFTSVVDRNVAKACSTAIAKGVRRGSLPRFVAVTCHYDVAEWLEADWVLDMATGKLTRRRLRRPEIKLEIHRCGLATWRLFARHHYLSGSLAPSARRYLATWDGVPVAFVATLPVIGRKGHRRISRLVTLPDFQGMGIGMRVLAEVASLHRQEGHRMNITSSHPALIRHCRNSPLWKSVCVKKTGSSRHGSRMHAGYKSSAGRAVVSFEYQGL; encoded by the coding sequence ATGCCGTGTGTTGACGTTAGCGTAAGTTGCCCGGTCTACGATTCGTTCCGCGTCCAGCAAGTCGCCGGCATGTTCGATGTCCCTTTGAAGGAGAAGGTCGAGGAGAGCTTCTCGGTTGAGGTGCCCGACTTGAGCGAGGACTGGGAAGTCAGCCTGATTGTTGGCCCCTCAGGAAGTGGCAAGAGCACCATCGCTCGCCAGGCGTTCGGCGAACAACTCTACACGAAAGCGGAGTGGCCCGCGGACCGAGCGGTGGTTGATTGCTTTGGGGAGTTGCCAACGGAACGGGTGATTGAGCTGTTTACCGCCGTCGGGTTTAGCTCACCTCCTTCCTGGGTGAAGCCTTACGCCGTGCTGAGCAATGGAGAACAGTTTCGCTGTGATTTGGCGAGGGCGTTGGGGAGTGGCGAGTCAGGACGGGGGCGGGGACGACCCGGCTCACTGGTCGTCTTCGACGAATTCACCAGCGTCGTTGATCGCAACGTCGCCAAGGCTTGCTCGACGGCCATCGCGAAAGGCGTGCGGCGTGGCAGCTTGCCGCGCTTCGTCGCGGTGACCTGTCATTATGACGTTGCCGAGTGGCTGGAAGCTGATTGGGTGTTGGACATGGCCACGGGGAAGCTCACACGGAGGCGTCTTAGGCGACCAGAGATCAAGCTGGAAATCCACCGCTGCGGACTGGCTACGTGGCGACTGTTTGCGCGTCATCACTATTTGAGCGGCTCACTGGCTCCTTCCGCACGACGTTATCTGGCGACTTGGGATGGGGTACCGGTCGCGTTTGTTGCGACGTTGCCCGTGATTGGCAGGAAGGGCCACCGCCGGATTTCGCGACTGGTGACGTTACCTGATTTTCAAGGCATGGGCATCGGGATGCGTGTGCTGGCCGAGGTCGCTTCGCTGCATCGCCAGGAGGGACATCGCATGAATATCACCAGCAGTCACCCCGCACTGATCCGCCACTGTCGGAACTCGCCACTGTGGAAGTCCGTCTGCGTGAAGAAAACCGGCAGCAGCCGTCACGGCTCGCGGATGCACGCGGGCTACAAAAGCTCAGCAGGAAGAGCAGTGGTCAGCTTCGAATATCAAGGATTGTAA
- a CDS encoding serine protease codes for MKIQHTMWFWTFLVLTVSSIANASQESVCRIENQLTGSINLGSGTLIDITDDAQFGFILTCAHLFSEGTGRVTVRFAGGTTHAATVLRVNREADLAALEITKPRLQPASVSLSTSATERFTACGFGPNGQFACVSGFGLGVTASSGSMNLRLRGSVRSGDSGGGVFDSRDRLVGVIWGTADGVTYASSGKPLEKFLQSTLGRRYESVVAPSTRNANSSWARNANCPDGRCPLVPRRPLQAPRLLKPSQSECPCDPRFQQEARSRLSALEKELARQAAKSASNAPSQPSSSIWRQLTNPRWASISGLVGVAFGGWLLHRRWHKRSKKSNTQEATAAAEESFPEKSTTESTDEVAIESAAPIERDDREARQLLRLSQLEGRDPLQDALAGRLALDRLDEIAEGRGADATFADDLRRELRERFNDVAPTKFEIGMREEG; via the coding sequence GTGAAAATACAACACACAATGTGGTTCTGGACGTTTCTAGTTCTTACCGTTAGCTCAATTGCAAACGCGTCCCAGGAATCAGTCTGTCGGATTGAAAACCAACTCACCGGCAGCATCAACCTCGGCAGCGGCACGTTGATCGACATAACCGATGACGCTCAGTTTGGATTCATCCTCACGTGCGCGCATCTGTTTAGCGAGGGAACGGGCCGCGTGACAGTTCGGTTTGCTGGTGGCACGACGCACGCAGCGACGGTTCTGCGAGTCAATCGAGAAGCGGACCTTGCTGCGTTGGAAATTACGAAGCCTCGCTTGCAACCCGCTTCGGTTTCTCTAAGCACATCGGCAACGGAACGATTCACCGCTTGTGGTTTTGGACCGAACGGGCAATTCGCTTGCGTTTCTGGTTTCGGTTTGGGCGTGACGGCTAGCTCAGGAAGCATGAATCTTCGCCTCCGTGGCAGTGTCCGTTCGGGAGATTCCGGGGGCGGCGTTTTCGATTCGCGAGACCGACTGGTTGGCGTGATTTGGGGAACTGCCGATGGGGTGACCTACGCCAGTTCCGGCAAGCCCCTGGAGAAGTTCCTGCAAAGCACCCTGGGTCGCCGTTACGAAAGTGTCGTCGCCCCTTCAACGCGTAACGCGAATAGTAGCTGGGCACGCAACGCGAACTGTCCCGACGGGCGATGTCCTTTGGTTCCAAGGCGACCTCTGCAGGCACCTCGACTACTCAAGCCAAGCCAAAGTGAGTGTCCGTGCGATCCTCGATTTCAACAGGAAGCACGATCGCGTCTGAGCGCATTAGAAAAAGAGTTAGCCCGGCAAGCGGCGAAATCGGCAAGCAATGCACCGAGTCAACCGTCGAGTTCCATCTGGCGGCAATTGACAAATCCTCGTTGGGCTTCGATTAGCGGCCTTGTCGGAGTCGCTTTCGGTGGCTGGTTGTTGCACAGACGCTGGCATAAACGAAGCAAGAAGTCCAACACTCAGGAGGCGACCGCCGCTGCGGAAGAGTCGTTTCCTGAAAAATCAACGACGGAATCAACGGACGAAGTCGCAATCGAGTCAGCCGCGCCGATCGAACGTGACGATCGTGAAGCTCGACAACTTCTACGACTTTCGCAATTGGAAGGACGTGACCCGTTACAAGATGCGCTTGCAGGACGCCTTGCACTCGACCGGCTCGACGAGATTGCCGAGGGCCGTGGTGCTGACGCAACGTTCGCAGACGATTTGAGGCGCGAGTTGCGTGAGCGATTCAACGATGTAGCGCCAACGAAGTTTGAGATAGGGATGAGGGAGGAAGGATGA
- a CDS encoding endonuclease/exonuclease/phosphatase family protein has product MQRLLSLGTLGVLGGLVWMFLTGGGLDDIAAPGGQGPYQGGQYPGTQQQPSPQQPGAQGSPQPVIGGNYPPNYEQRPPLQPAQPIERPTQPPARNPQPPVYLPASSGGPVAPLPRQQEGPTIKIASFNIQVFGKSKWEKANGAVIRTLAEIIRQFDVVAIQEIRTSDDYHMPNFVKLVNATGRQYDHIIGPRIGNSRSTEQYAFIFDTQKIAADFSSVYTLSDPDNLLHREPLVAHFQTRLNPDSAFSFTLVNIHTDPDETDEELDAMADVYRVVRRAGGNEDDVIILGDLNVDDRNLGRLGKIPGIYPLITGVFTNTRQTKLYDNLVIHQPSTTEYTGRSGVFDMVRVFNLSQEQALMVSDHFPVWAEFSAYERDYSGQIASRRQQSQWRR; this is encoded by the coding sequence GTGCAACGGTTACTTTCATTAGGAACGCTTGGCGTCTTAGGCGGACTGGTTTGGATGTTCCTGACCGGTGGCGGCTTGGACGATATCGCTGCACCGGGCGGACAAGGACCGTATCAGGGTGGCCAATACCCAGGTACCCAACAACAACCCAGTCCCCAGCAACCCGGTGCGCAAGGCTCTCCGCAGCCCGTGATCGGTGGCAACTATCCACCAAACTACGAACAACGCCCCCCTCTCCAACCAGCGCAGCCGATTGAGCGACCGACGCAGCCACCTGCTCGAAACCCGCAGCCTCCCGTTTATCTTCCCGCTTCTTCTGGTGGACCTGTCGCACCGCTTCCTCGTCAGCAGGAGGGGCCGACCATCAAGATTGCTTCGTTCAACATTCAAGTCTTTGGTAAGTCGAAATGGGAAAAGGCGAACGGTGCCGTGATTCGGACCTTGGCGGAGATCATTCGGCAGTTCGACGTCGTTGCGATTCAAGAAATCCGCACCAGCGACGACTACCACATGCCGAACTTCGTGAAGCTGGTGAACGCTACGGGAAGGCAATACGATCACATCATCGGCCCGCGGATTGGTAACTCGCGTTCAACCGAACAGTACGCGTTCATCTTTGATACCCAAAAGATTGCCGCGGACTTTTCGAGTGTTTATACGCTGAGCGATCCCGACAATTTGCTGCATCGTGAGCCATTGGTCGCTCATTTTCAAACGCGGCTGAATCCCGATAGTGCCTTTTCATTTACCCTTGTGAACATTCACACCGATCCTGATGAGACGGACGAAGAACTCGACGCGATGGCCGATGTCTACCGCGTTGTTCGTCGGGCCGGCGGGAACGAAGACGACGTGATCATCCTCGGCGACTTGAACGTCGATGATCGGAACCTCGGTCGCTTGGGGAAAATTCCCGGCATCTATCCTTTAATCACTGGCGTCTTCACCAACACGCGGCAGACGAAACTCTACGACAATCTCGTGATCCACCAACCCTCAACGACCGAATACACGGGCCGCAGTGGCGTGTTCGACATGGTCCGCGTGTTTAATCTTTCGCAAGAGCAAGCACTGATGGTCAGCGACCACTTCCCCGTCTGGGCGGAGTTCAGCGCGTACGAGCGCGACTACTCAGGGCAGATCGCCAGTCGAAGACAACAATCACAGTGGCGTCGGTGA
- a CDS encoding MogA/MoaB family molybdenum cofactor biosynthesis protein, translated as MSEFASQTPEEHRKDSPDAVSCAVITVSDTRTLATDRGGATVVEMLEGAGHRIIARTILPDDPAELTTAIGQYVEAEEIHAVLLTGGTGISPRDQTPEAVASLLTKELPGYGELLRALSYEEIGAAAMLSRALGGLVEQTVVLTMPGSTAAVRLAMEKLILPELAHLVHEATK; from the coding sequence ATGTCTGAATTTGCGAGTCAGACCCCCGAAGAACACCGTAAAGACTCTCCCGATGCGGTCTCCTGTGCCGTCATTACGGTGAGCGACACCCGTACGCTGGCGACCGATCGCGGTGGGGCAACGGTTGTCGAGATGCTCGAGGGCGCTGGCCACAGAATCATCGCCCGCACGATCCTGCCGGATGACCCCGCGGAATTGACCACAGCGATTGGGCAGTATGTCGAGGCTGAAGAAATTCATGCGGTCCTGCTGACAGGCGGAACCGGGATTTCCCCGCGGGATCAAACTCCCGAGGCGGTTGCTAGCTTGCTCACGAAAGAACTTCCCGGCTATGGCGAGCTGTTGCGAGCTCTGAGCTACGAGGAAATCGGTGCCGCAGCGATGCTTAGCCGAGCCCTTGGTGGGCTCGTGGAGCAGACCGTCGTACTCACGATGCCAGGCTCAACCGCCGCCGTGCGTCTGGCGATGGAAAAGCTCATCTTGCCTGAGCTAGCGCATCTTGTGCACGAAGCGACGAAGTAG